From the genome of Streptococcus lutetiensis, one region includes:
- the cas9 gene encoding type II CRISPR RNA-guided endonuclease Cas9 (Cas9, originally named Csn1, is the large, multifunctional signature protein of type II CRISPR/Cas systems. It is well known even to general audiences because its RNA-guided endonuclease activity has made it a popular tool for custom editing of eukaryotic genomes.) encodes MSNGKILGLDIGVASVGVGIIDAKTGNVIHANSRLFSAANAENNAERRGFRGARRLTRRKKHRVKRVRDLFEKYDISTDFRNLNLNPYELRVKGLTEQLTNEELFAALRTIAKRRGISYLDDAEDDSTGSSDYAKSIDENRRLLKTKTPGQIQLERLEKYGQLRGNFTVYDENGEAHRLINVFSTSDYKNEARKILETQSNYNKQITDEFIEDYIEILTQKRKYYHGPGNEKSRTDYGRFRTDGTTLENIFGILIGKCSFYPEEYRASKASYTAQEFNFLNDLNNLKVPTETGKLSTEQKEYLVDFAKKSKALGASKLLKEIAKIVDCSVDDIKGYRVDNKDKPDLHTFEPYRKLKFNLSSIDIDELSRETLDKLADILTLNTEREGIEDTIKRNLPSQFTEEQISEIVQIRKNQSSAFNKGWHSFSAKLMNELIPELYVTSEEQMTILTRLEKFKVNKKSSKNTKTIDEKEITDEIYNPVVAKSVRQTIKIINAAVKKYGDFDKIVIEMPRDKNAEDEKKFIDKKEKENKKEKDDSLKRAAFLYNGTDNLPDGVFHGNKELKTKIRLWYQQGERCLYSGKLISIHDLVHNSNKFEIDHILPLSLSFDDSLANKVLVYAWTNQEKGQKTPYQVIDSMDAAWSFREMKDYVLKQKRLGKKKREYLLTTENIDKIEVKKKFIERNLVDTRYASRVVLNSLQTALKELGKDTKVSVVRGQFTSQLRRKWNIDKSRETYHHHAVDALIIAASSQLKLWQKQENPMFESYGENQVVNKETGEILSISDDKYKELVFQPPYQGFVNTISSKGFEDEILFSYQVDSKFNRKVSDATIYSTRKAKLGKDKKDETYVLGKIKDIYSQDGFDTFIKRYKKDKTQFLMYQKDPLTWENVIEVILRDYPSEKLSEDGKKTVKCNPFEEYRRENGLICKYSKKGNGTPIKSLKYYDKKLGNCIDITPEKSKNRVVLRQISPWRADIYFNLETLKYELMGLKYSDLSFEKGTGKYHISQEKYDAIREKEGIGKKSEFKFTLYRNDLILIKDTLNNCERMLRFGSKNDTSKHYVELKPLEKGTFDSEEEILPVLGKVAKSGQFIKGLNKPNISIYKVRTDVLGNKFFIKKEGDKPKLDFKNNNK; translated from the coding sequence ATGAGTAATGGAAAAATTTTAGGCTTGGATATTGGTGTAGCTTCCGTTGGTGTTGGTATTATTGATGCAAAAACAGGAAATGTAATACATGCCAATTCGCGTTTATTTTCTGCTGCAAATGCTGAAAATAATGCTGAAAGGAGAGGTTTTCGCGGTGCAAGACGTTTAACCCGTCGTAAAAAACATCGTGTAAAACGTGTTCGTGATTTATTTGAAAAATATGATATTTCAACTGATTTTAGAAATCTAAATTTAAATCCGTACGAACTTCGTGTTAAAGGGTTAACGGAACAATTAACAAATGAAGAATTGTTTGCTGCTTTGCGTACAATTGCAAAAAGACGCGGCATTTCATATCTTGATGATGCAGAAGATGATTCAACAGGTAGTTCAGATTATGCAAAATCTATTGATGAGAATCGTCGTTTGTTGAAAACTAAAACTCCAGGTCAAATTCAATTAGAACGATTGGAAAAATATGGTCAATTACGTGGAAACTTCACAGTGTATGATGAAAATGGTGAAGCTCATAGACTAATTAACGTTTTCTCTACTTCTGATTATAAGAATGAAGCACGTAAAATTTTAGAAACTCAATCAAACTATAATAAACAAATTACAGATGAGTTTATTGAAGACTATATTGAAATCCTAACTCAAAAAAGAAAATATTACCATGGGCCAGGTAACGAAAAATCTCGTACAGATTACGGACGTTTTCGTACAGATGGAACAACCTTGGAGAATATCTTTGGAATTTTGATTGGAAAATGTAGTTTTTATCCTGAAGAATACCGTGCTTCTAAAGCTTCATATACTGCGCAAGAGTTTAACTTTTTAAATGATTTAAATAATTTAAAAGTTCCTACTGAAACTGGTAAATTGTCTACTGAGCAGAAAGAGTATTTAGTAGATTTTGCTAAGAAATCAAAAGCACTCGGTGCTTCTAAATTATTAAAAGAAATTGCGAAGATAGTAGATTGTAGTGTAGATGATATTAAGGGCTATCGAGTAGATAATAAAGATAAGCCAGATTTGCATACTTTTGAGCCTTATCGTAAGTTAAAATTTAATTTAAGTTCAATTGATATTGATGAACTATCAAGAGAAACATTAGATAAACTGGCAGATATTTTAACGCTTAATACAGAGCGTGAGGGTATTGAAGATACTATCAAACGCAATCTTCCAAGTCAATTTACCGAAGAACAAATTTCTGAAATTGTCCAAATTAGGAAAAATCAAAGTTCAGCATTCAATAAAGGTTGGCATAGCTTTTCAGCTAAATTGATGAATGAATTAATCCCTGAACTGTATGTAACATCTGAAGAACAGATGACAATTTTGACAAGACTAGAAAAATTCAAGGTTAATAAAAAATCATCAAAAAATACAAAAACAATTGATGAAAAAGAAATAACAGATGAAATTTATAATCCTGTTGTAGCAAAATCAGTTCGACAAACAATTAAAATCATTAATGCGGCTGTTAAGAAATATGGCGATTTTGATAAGATTGTTATCGAGATGCCACGAGATAAGAATGCTGAAGATGAGAAGAAATTTATTGATAAAAAGGAAAAAGAAAATAAAAAAGAAAAAGATGATTCTTTAAAACGAGCAGCTTTTCTTTATAATGGTACTGATAACTTACCTGATGGCGTTTTTCATGGCAATAAAGAGTTAAAAACTAAAATTCGCCTTTGGTATCAACAAGGTGAGCGTTGTTTATATTCTGGTAAGCTAATTTCTATTCATGATTTAGTGCATAATTCAAATAAGTTTGAGATTGATCATATTTTGCCTTTATCACTTTCTTTTGATGATAGTTTAGCTAATAAGGTTTTAGTGTATGCTTGGACTAACCAAGAGAAGGGACAAAAAACTCCTTATCAAGTTATTGATTCTATGGATGCGGCATGGTCATTTAGAGAAATGAAAGATTATGTCTTAAAACAAAAAAGGCTTGGTAAGAAAAAACGTGAATATCTTTTAACAACAGAAAATATCGATAAAATCGAAGTTAAAAAGAAATTTATCGAACGTAATCTTGTGGACACTCGTTATGCTTCACGAGTAGTGCTTAATAGTCTTCAAACAGCATTAAAAGAGTTGGGGAAAGATACTAAAGTTTCTGTTGTCAGAGGTCAGTTTACATCACAGCTCCGCCGAAAATGGAATATTGATAAATCGCGCGAAACATACCACCATCATGCTGTTGATGCTTTAATTATTGCTGCTTCAAGTCAATTGAAATTGTGGCAAAAACAAGAAAATCCGATGTTTGAGAGCTATGGTGAAAATCAAGTGGTGAATAAAGAGACTGGTGAAATTTTAAGTATCTCTGATGATAAATATAAAGAATTAGTTTTCCAACCACCTTATCAAGGATTTGTAAATACGATTTCAAGTAAAGGATTTGAGGATGAAATTTTATTCTCTTATCAAGTTGATTCAAAATTTAATCGTAAAGTCTCTGATGCTACTATTTACTCAACACGAAAAGCTAAACTTGGAAAAGATAAAAAAGATGAAACTTATGTTTTAGGGAAGATAAAAGATATCTACAGTCAAGATGGTTTTGATACTTTTATTAAAAGATATAAAAAAGATAAAACACAATTCTTGATGTATCAAAAAGATCCTCTAACTTGGGAAAATGTTATTGAAGTTATTCTCAGAGATTATCCAAGTGAAAAACTTTCCGAAGATGGTAAAAAAACTGTAAAATGCAATCCTTTTGAAGAGTATCGTAGAGAAAATGGCTTAATCTGTAAATACAGTAAAAAAGGAAATGGAACACCAATTAAGTCTCTTAAGTATTATGATAAAAAATTAGGAAATTGTATTGATATAACACCTGAAAAATCTAAAAATAGAGTTGTATTGAGACAAATTTCTCCATGGCGAGCTGATATTTACTTTAATCTAGAGACTTTAAAATATGAACTGATGGGATTGAAATATTCTGATTTAAGTTTTGAAAAAGGAACTGGTAAGTATCATATCTCACAAGAAAAGTATGATGCGATAAGGGAAAAAGAAGGTATCGGCAAAAAATCAGAATTTAAGTTTACTCTTTACCGAAATGATTTGATTTTAATCAAAGATACTCTAAATAATTGTGAAAGGATGTTAAGATTCGGCTCAAAAAATGATACATCTAAGCACTATGTGGAATTAAAACCATTAGAAAAAGGAACTTTTGATTCTGAGGAAGAAATTTTACCAGTTTTGGGAAAAGTTGCAAAAAGTGGACAGTTTATTAAAGGTTTAAATAAACCTAACATATCAATCTATAAAGTTCGAACAGATGTTCTTGGTAATAAATTCTTTATTAAAAAAGAAGGTGATAAACCTAAGTTAGATTTTAAAAATAATAACAAATAA
- the hemW gene encoding radical SAM family heme chaperone HemW: MLTKPTSAYVHIPFCTQICYYCDFSKVFIKNQPVDAYLQALIREFESYDIKKLRTLYIGGGTPTSITAEQLEYLLTNLTKHLDLSILEEFTIEANPGDLTEDKIEVLKNSAVNRVSLGVQTFNDKHLKQIGRSHNEAQIYSTISNLKKAGFHNISIDLIYALPGQTMEDVKENVAKAIALDIPHLSLYSLILEHHTVFMNKMRRGKLQLPKEDLEAKMFEYIISELGANGFEHYEISNFTKPGFESRHNLMYWDNAEYFGVGAGASGYLNGVRYRNRGPIQHYLKAVAEGNARLSEEVLTKDEMMEEELFLGLRKKSGVSIARFEEKFGLSFEDRYGQIVRELCEQGLLVPDDKVIRMTKKGLFLGDTVAERFILE, from the coding sequence ATGCTAACAAAACCAACATCAGCTTATGTACATATACCATTTTGTACGCAAATTTGTTATTATTGTGATTTCTCAAAAGTATTCATCAAAAATCAGCCTGTTGATGCTTATTTACAGGCTCTTATTCGTGAATTTGAATCATATGATATCAAAAAATTGCGTACTTTATATATTGGAGGCGGCACTCCAACCTCAATTACCGCAGAGCAATTGGAGTATTTATTGACGAATTTAACAAAGCATTTGGATTTAAGTATTTTGGAAGAATTCACTATCGAAGCAAATCCAGGTGATTTGACTGAAGATAAGATTGAAGTGCTGAAAAATTCAGCTGTTAACCGTGTTTCACTTGGTGTTCAGACTTTTAATGATAAGCATTTGAAACAAATTGGACGTAGTCACAATGAAGCTCAGATTTATTCAACGATTTCGAATTTGAAAAAAGCTGGTTTTCATAACATTTCAATTGACTTGATTTATGCCCTTCCTGGTCAGACCATGGAAGATGTCAAGGAAAATGTGGCTAAGGCGATTGCTCTAGATATTCCACATTTGAGTTTATATAGCTTGATTCTGGAACATCACACGGTTTTCATGAATAAAATGCGTCGCGGTAAATTACAATTACCTAAAGAAGACTTGGAAGCGAAGATGTTTGAATATATTATTTCTGAGCTGGGAGCTAATGGCTTTGAGCACTATGAAATTTCAAACTTCACTAAACCAGGTTTTGAAAGTCGTCACAATTTGATGTACTGGGATAATGCTGAGTACTTCGGTGTGGGTGCAGGTGCTTCTGGTTATCTAAATGGTGTTCGTTACCGTAATCGTGGTCCAATTCAGCACTATCTTAAGGCAGTTGCCGAGGGTAATGCTAGATTATCAGAAGAAGTTTTAACAAAAGATGAAATGATGGAAGAAGAATTGTTCTTAGGATTACGCAAAAAATCAGGTGTGTCTATTGCTAGATTTGAAGAAAAATTCGGCTTGTCTTTTGAAGACCGTTATGGTCAAATCGTGAGAGAACTTTGTGAACAAGGGCTTTTAGTACCAGATGACAAGGTGATTCGCATGACCAAAAAAGGACTGTTTTTGGGAGACACAGTCGCAGAGAGATTTATATTGGAGTAA
- the cas2 gene encoding CRISPR-associated endonuclease Cas2: protein MRYAAMRLLCFFDLPMETAQEKRTYRNFRKELIANGFEMLQFSVYYRTCPNRSFANKFYKRLQQSNLPAGNVRLLAVTEKQFSEMTLIVGGKTKQEEVVSDNKLVVI from the coding sequence ATGAGGTATGCTGCAATGAGATTATTATGTTTTTTTGATTTACCGATGGAAACTGCACAAGAAAAAAGAACTTATCGAAATTTTAGAAAAGAGTTAATTGCTAATGGTTTTGAAATGTTGCAGTTTTCTGTTTATTATCGTACATGCCCAAATCGGAGTTTTGCTAATAAGTTTTATAAAAGATTGCAACAAAGTAATTTACCAGCAGGTAATGTGCGACTTTTGGCTGTAACTGAAAAACAGTTTTCGGAAATGACTTTGATTGTTGGAGGTAAAACGAAACAAGAAGAAGTTGTTAGTGATAATAAATTGGTGGTTATATGA
- a CDS encoding acyl-ACP thioesterase domain-containing protein, whose translation MGLSYREKYQVPFYESDINQNMKLSQLLSLVLQVSGKQSLSLGMSDEYVFQTYNLVWIITEYAIEIDRLPRYTENIVIETVPTAYNKLFCYRDFNVYGQDGEKILTIHSTFVLMDYDTRKVHPVVDDIVDVYQVEKVKKIYRGPRYEGLENPEETLYHVRFFDLDLNGHVNNSKYLEWMYDVLDVNFLEKYIPHHINLKYVKEVQYGHDIKSRVERIGLTTKHEIVTQGALRAQARIEWKAK comes from the coding sequence ATGGGATTAAGTTATCGAGAAAAATATCAAGTACCTTTTTATGAAAGTGATATTAATCAAAATATGAAATTATCACAGCTCTTATCGCTTGTTTTGCAAGTTTCTGGCAAGCAATCGTTAAGTCTTGGAATGAGTGACGAGTATGTTTTTCAAACTTATAACCTTGTCTGGATTATCACAGAATATGCGATTGAAATTGATCGTTTGCCAAGATACACTGAAAACATCGTGATTGAGACGGTACCAACAGCTTATAATAAACTCTTTTGTTACCGTGATTTTAATGTTTACGGTCAAGATGGTGAGAAGATTTTGACCATTCATTCAACTTTTGTTTTGATGGATTATGACACACGAAAAGTTCACCCTGTCGTTGATGACATTGTCGATGTTTACCAAGTTGAAAAAGTGAAGAAAATCTATCGTGGACCTCGTTATGAAGGTTTGGAAAATCCAGAAGAAACTCTCTATCACGTGCGTTTCTTCGACCTTGATTTGAATGGTCATGTCAATAACAGCAAATACCTTGAATGGATGTATGATGTTTTAGACGTTAACTTTTTGGAAAAATACATTCCACACCACATTAACTTGAAATATGTGAAGGAAGTTCAATATGGTCATGACATCAAGTCACGTGTTGAACGTATTGGCTTGACAACCAAACATGAAATTGTCACACAAGGTGCCCTTCGAGCTCAAGCACGCATAGAATGGAAAGCAAAATAA
- the cas1 gene encoding type II CRISPR-associated endonuclease Cas1, translating into MTWRVVHVNQSEKMHLKLDNIVIKKQGEEYTIPLSDISIIVAEGGDTVVTLRLLSALSKFNIALIVCDNEHLPTGIYHAPNGHSRAYKRLQKQLEWSQEQKDKLWQIVTYFKINNQQDVLSLFERDIDAIQLLADYKDHIELGDKTNREGHAAKVYFNELFGKKFTRVTQQEADVINAGLNYGYAILRAQMARIVEGYGLNPLVGIFHKNEYNQFNLVDDLMEPFRQIVDVWVYQNLRDKEYLKYEYRLALTNLLNAKIKYGNENCTVTGAMDKYVQGFIKCIDKKDTSKFFCPVVSSLELES; encoded by the coding sequence ATGACTTGGAGAGTTGTGCATGTCAATCAAAGTGAAAAAATGCATTTGAAATTGGATAATATTGTTATAAAAAAGCAAGGTGAAGAATATACGATACCGTTAAGTGATATTTCAATCATTGTCGCTGAAGGTGGAGATACAGTAGTAACTCTTCGTTTGCTTAGTGCTTTGAGCAAATTCAATATTGCTCTTATTGTTTGTGATAATGAACACTTACCGACAGGTATTTATCATGCACCGAATGGACATTCTAGGGCTTATAAGAGATTGCAAAAGCAGTTAGAGTGGAGTCAGGAGCAAAAAGATAAGCTTTGGCAAATTGTAACCTATTTTAAAATTAATAACCAACAAGACGTATTATCTCTATTTGAAAGAGATATCGATGCAATCCAATTGTTAGCTGACTATAAAGATCACATTGAGCTAGGGGATAAGACTAATCGTGAAGGACATGCGGCTAAAGTTTATTTTAATGAGCTTTTTGGTAAAAAGTTTACGCGCGTGACACAGCAGGAAGCTGATGTGATTAATGCTGGACTAAATTATGGATATGCAATTTTAAGAGCACAGATGGCTAGGATTGTTGAGGGATACGGTCTAAATCCTTTAGTTGGTATCTTTCATAAAAATGAATATAATCAATTTAACTTAGTAGATGATTTAATGGAGCCATTTAGACAAATCGTTGATGTTTGGGTTTATCAAAATTTGCGAGATAAAGAATATTTAAAATATGAATATCGCTTGGCTTTAACAAATTTATTAAATGCTAAGATTAAGTATGGTAATGAGAATTGTACGGTGACTGGAGCTATGGATAAATATGTTCAAGGTTTTATAAAATGTATTGACAAGAAAGATACTAGTAAGTTTTTCTGTCCGGTGGTTTCTAGTCTAGAATTGGAGTCTTAA
- the ndk gene encoding nucleoside-diphosphate kinase yields the protein MEKTFFMIKPDGVKRGLVGEVLHRIERRGFKIEKLEMRMATPELLEKHYEDLVDRPFFPLIVDFMTSGPVIAGVMSGEEVISSWRTMMGATNPKEALPGTIRGDYAQAPAEGAATFNIVHGSDSPESVEREIALWFGE from the coding sequence ATGGAAAAAACTTTCTTTATGATTAAACCAGATGGTGTGAAACGCGGTCTTGTTGGTGAAGTATTGCACCGTATCGAACGTCGTGGTTTCAAAATTGAAAAATTGGAAATGCGTATGGCAACTCCAGAATTGCTAGAAAAACACTACGAAGACTTAGTTGACCGTCCATTTTTCCCATTAATCGTAGACTTTATGACAAGTGGTCCAGTGATTGCTGGTGTTATGTCAGGTGAAGAAGTGATTTCTTCTTGGCGTACAATGATGGGAGCAACAAACCCTAAAGAAGCTCTTCCTGGAACAATCCGCGGTGACTATGCACAAGCACCCGCAGAAGGAGCAGCAACATTTAACATCGTTCACGGTTCAGATTCACCAGAATCAGTTGAACGTGAAATTGCCCTTTGGTTTGGGGAATAA
- a CDS encoding NADH-quinone oxidoreductase subunit L: MTFVWYFWLLFAVAWIFAITFWVKSSNISQKCLRITYVICGIIAFLLPFFWGWLVS; the protein is encoded by the coding sequence ATGACATTTGTATGGTACTTTTGGCTACTGTTTGCAGTAGCGTGGATATTTGCCATCACATTTTGGGTAAAATCCTCTAACATTTCGCAAAAATGCCTGCGCATCACCTATGTCATCTGCGGCATCATCGCCTTTCTCCTCCCCTTCTTCTGGGGCTGGTTGGTGAGTTAA
- a CDS encoding TIGR01906 family membrane protein, translating to MKTKSWTFSTWLWLLSLAVLVAIYGAWLIYPLEIDWLKLSLQVTITKDELLKNFNILMTYLTNPLSHRLVMPDFHSSASGLKHFHDVKHLFHLAQAVFVILLYPSWCFLKNSRAEKSLFLHQRAFTLAAILPIIIAVAGLLIGFDQFFTLFHEALFPGDSSWLFNPATDPVIWVLPEEYFMHCFIIFFVAYEAMMLSLVAIARKQLNHHLKNNERKDEK from the coding sequence ATGAAAACTAAATCTTGGACTTTTAGTACTTGGCTGTGGCTGCTATCTTTAGCAGTCCTTGTAGCTATTTATGGCGCGTGGTTGATTTATCCACTAGAGATTGACTGGCTAAAACTGAGCCTCCAAGTGACTATCACAAAAGATGAACTTTTGAAAAATTTTAACATCTTGATGACTTATCTGACAAATCCCTTGTCACACAGACTTGTCATGCCAGATTTTCACTCATCAGCTAGTGGACTCAAGCATTTTCATGATGTTAAACACCTTTTTCACTTAGCACAAGCTGTCTTTGTGATTTTGCTATATCCTTCTTGGTGCTTTTTGAAAAATAGCAGAGCTGAAAAGTCACTTTTTCTTCATCAGAGAGCTTTTACCTTAGCTGCAATTTTACCGATTATCATTGCAGTAGCAGGGCTTTTGATTGGTTTTGACCAATTCTTTACTCTCTTTCATGAAGCCTTATTTCCTGGTGATAGCAGTTGGCTTTTTAACCCAGCGACTGACCCAGTTATATGGGTTTTACCAGAAGAATACTTCATGCATTGCTTTATCATTTTCTTTGTAGCTTATGAAGCGATGATGCTAAGTTTAGTCGCAATAGCTCGTAAGCAATTAAATCATCACCTAAAAAATAACGAGAGAAAGGATGAAAAATGA
- the csn2-St gene encoding CRISPR-associated protein Csn2-St, translating into MRLHFTHPFKDNLDIHFGQFTQIIGQNQQLKYYMWQLFIWYFDGKKYSEEDLSLFNQEEPEILCEGKSLKRNDFSIISISDIKDLLEQMSYKKGTVAFDFMKINLDTVDVMEEIDEINDKLEKVSLTVNQALDLSIKDVTYHTESCMVTAEHLLSKYFQPYFKYQDKNIAFEFVDNEIKVMFLLKMLSEKLSNDTSNILLIFKNMDDYLDYASFIRICQVITRMADEFPNFYCTIFPSNESYLYVTKETIENITIVSDYIESLFDLDFMYERFVGRYPSNNVPTKKEFLILLQKNASYLFSEQISYVSLGISDMVAIKILNSLYHYDKSVKYPISEINQLEISFLKDKD; encoded by the coding sequence ATGAGATTACATTTTACGCATCCTTTTAAAGATAATCTTGATATTCATTTTGGACAATTTACACAAATTATTGGTCAAAATCAGCAATTAAAATATTATATGTGGCAATTATTTATATGGTATTTTGACGGCAAAAAATATTCAGAAGAAGATTTATCGTTGTTTAACCAAGAAGAACCAGAAATCTTATGTGAAGGAAAAAGTTTAAAAAGAAATGATTTTAGTATTATTTCAATTTCTGATATTAAAGATTTACTTGAACAGATGTCTTATAAAAAAGGTACAGTGGCCTTTGATTTTATGAAAATAAATCTAGATACAGTTGATGTTATGGAAGAAATCGATGAAATCAATGATAAATTAGAAAAAGTTTCTTTGACTGTTAATCAAGCTCTAGACTTATCGATTAAAGATGTAACTTATCATACAGAGAGTTGTATGGTTACGGCTGAACACTTATTGAGTAAGTATTTTCAACCATATTTTAAATATCAAGACAAAAATATTGCTTTTGAATTTGTTGATAACGAGATTAAGGTAATGTTTTTACTCAAAATGTTAAGTGAAAAATTATCCAATGATACTAGTAACATTCTTCTGATTTTTAAGAATATGGATGATTACCTTGATTATGCCTCATTTATAAGAATTTGTCAGGTTATCACAAGAATGGCTGATGAGTTTCCAAATTTTTATTGTACGATTTTTCCGTCAAACGAAAGCTACTTGTATGTGACTAAAGAAACAATAGAAAATATTACCATTGTTTCAGATTATATTGAATCTTTGTTTGATCTTGATTTTATGTATGAAAGGTTTGTTGGAAGATATCCATCCAACAATGTACCAACAAAAAAAGAATTTTTAATTCTTTTACAGAAGAATGCAAGTTATTTATTTAGTGAGCAAATTTCATATGTGAGTTTAGGAATTTCGGATATGGTAGCTATCAAGATACTAAATAGTTTATATCACTATGATAAGTCAGTTAAATATCCAATTTCAGAGATAAATCAGCTTGAAATAAGCTTTCTTAAGGATAAAGATTGA
- a CDS encoding type II toxin-antitoxin system HicB family antitoxin has translation MIKIYPVIFHTETNGSYWGEFPDFAGGTQDDNLEEAKRNAKEFLSGVHVEFVEV, from the coding sequence ATGATTAAAATTTATCCAGTTATTTTTCACACTGAAACTAATGGAAGTTATTGGGGAGAATTTCCTGATTTTGCTGGTGGAACTCAGGATGATAACTTGGAAGAAGCTAAAAGAAATGCTAAGGAGTTTTTATCAGGAGTGCATGTGGAATTTGTGGAAGTTTAA
- a CDS encoding TIGR01457 family HAD-type hydrolase — MTYKGYLIDLDGTIYKGKNRIPAGERFIQRLQERNIPYVLVTNNSTRTPEKVQEMLSTQFNVHTPLETIYTATMATIDYMNDLNRGKTVYVIGETGLKTAIAEAGYVEDTENPAYVVVGLDNDLTYEKLAVATLAIQKGAVFIGTNPDLNIPTERGLMPGAGAINKLLEAATRVQPVFIGKPNAIIMNKALDVLGVKREEAIMVGDNYLTDIMAGIQNDIATLLVTTGFTKPEEVPTFPVKPNHVLASLDDWNFDEN, encoded by the coding sequence ATGACTTATAAAGGCTATTTAATCGACTTGGATGGAACTATTTACAAAGGAAAAAATCGTATTCCAGCAGGGGAACGTTTTATTCAAAGACTTCAAGAAAGAAATATTCCTTACGTTTTAGTAACGAATAATTCAACTCGTACACCTGAAAAAGTTCAAGAAATGTTGTCAACTCAGTTCAACGTTCACACCCCACTTGAAACAATCTACACAGCAACAATGGCGACGATTGATTACATGAACGATTTGAATCGTGGTAAAACGGTTTACGTGATTGGTGAAACTGGTTTGAAAACAGCGATTGCTGAGGCGGGTTATGTAGAAGACACTGAAAATCCAGCTTATGTCGTTGTTGGTCTTGATAATGATTTGACTTATGAAAAATTAGCAGTAGCGACATTAGCTATCCAAAAAGGTGCTGTCTTTATCGGAACAAATCCAGATTTGAACATTCCTACTGAACGTGGCTTGATGCCAGGTGCGGGCGCTATTAACAAATTATTGGAAGCAGCCACTCGCGTGCAACCAGTCTTTATTGGAAAACCAAATGCTATTATCATGAATAAAGCTCTTGATGTTCTTGGAGTTAAACGTGAAGAAGCTATTATGGTTGGTGACAATTATCTGACAGATATTATGGCGGGAATTCAAAATGATATTGCAACGCTTCTTGTCACAACTGGATTTACTAAGCCTGAAGAAGTCCCAACTTTCCCGGTAAAACCTAATCACGTTCTTGCTAGCCTTGATGATTGGAACTTTGATGAAAACTAA